The genomic segment GACGCGCCGAGATCTTCCCGTACCCAACGGCCGCCATCAGGTCGTCCACCCTTTGCAGCCCGTGCTCCTGCGCGACCTTGCCGAGCGCATCGGCGGCGAGGGTCTTCAGATTGACACCAAAATGGCGGGCTTCCTTTTCGAACAGGCGGCGGCCGATCTCGAGCGCGCGCTGCTTCTCCTGCGCGTTGATGAAGTGCCGGATCTTCTGGCGGGCGCGGGACGTGACGATGTGCGCGAGCCAGTCACGGCTCGGTGAGCGTCCGGCCTGTGTCACGATCTCGACGATGTCGCCGTTCTTCAGGCGGTGTCGAATCGGGACGAGCTTCGCGTTGACGCGCGCACCGATACACTGATGGCCGATGTCCGTGTGGATCGAGTAGGCGAAATCGATCACCGTCGCGCCACGCGGCAGCGCCTTGACCTCGCCGCGAGGTGTGAACAAATACACCTCTTCCGGATAGAGGTCGATCTTGAGGCTCTGAATGAACTCGCCGGGGTCGCGCACCTCTTGCTGCCACTCGAGCAGCTGCCGCAGCCACTTGAAGTACTGCTCGTCGCGCTCGGCGCCGACGCGTCCTTCCTTGTATTTCCAATGCGCAGCGATGCCCTCCTCGGCAATGCGGTGCATGTCCTCCGCCCGGATCTGGATCTCGAACGGCATGCCATGCTCGCTGATGACCGACGTATGCAACGCTTGATAGCCGTTGGGCCGCGGCATGGCAATGAAGTCCTTGATGCGGTCGGGGATGGGCGACCACGTCTGGTGGACGATGCCGAGCGTGGCGTAGCAGTCCTGGACGGATCCCGTGATCACGCGTAGCGCGAGGAGATCGTAGACCTGATCGAGGTCGATGCGCTGCCGTTTCAGCTTCAGGTGAATGCTGTAGAGGCGCTTGATACGCCCTTCCAGCAGGATGACGGGCACCTGTGCTTCTTTGAGCTTCGACGCGAGCGTCGCCTCGAGCTCGGCCATCACCGCTTCCATTTGCTTGCGGCGGCTCTCGACTTTTTGGCGGAGCGCCTCGTAGGCGCGCGGCTCGAGCGATCGATAGGCGAGCTCCTCGAGCTCGTTCTTCACCTTGCTCATGCCGAGGCGGTTGGCGATGGGCGCGTAGATGTCGAGCGTCTCCTGCGCGACGCGAATAGCGCGCTCCTCCGGCAAGTGGTCGAGGGTGCGCATGTTGTGGAGCCGGTCCGCCAGCTTCACCAAGATCACCCGCACATCGTCGACCATGGCGAGCAGCATCTTGCGGAAGTTCTCGGCCTGCCGCTCTTCGCTCGTCGAGAAGCCCACCTGGGGAATAGCACCAAGCTTGGTGACGCCCTCGACGACATGGGCGACCTCGGGGCCGAAGAGGTCGCGAATCTTGGTGATAGTGGTGAGCGTGTCCTCCACGACGTCGTGCAGCAAGCCTGCGGCAATCGCCACGACGTCGAGCCGCTGCTCGGCGAGGAGATTCGCCACCTCGAGCGGATGCACGAGGTACGGCTCGCCGGAGTGGCGGATTTGCCCCTTGTGCTCCAGCGCCGAGAAGACGTAGGCCCGGCGAAGCAGCTCGATATCGGCCTCTGGGCTATACGCCCGGACCTTGTCGACAACGTCCTCGAACCGAATCATGCTCACCGGTGTCTATCTATGTAGGGGTGGCAGGTAAGGGCGCTTCAGGGGCACCGTCGATATGGGCCGCCGTGTCTCATCTCCTGGTACGTAGCGCGCTCAAGCGATGGGGCAGCTCAAGTAGCACCCCTTTACCTGTCACTATAGCGCGCCTTGACCGCCTGAGCGGCGCTTGACTATACTGGTCGGCGCTTTTCCTCGAAGAGCCCGCCGTCGCTATGCTCAGGCGCGGCAAGCCGGCCAAGGTAGGGGGTGTCGCGGTTACGGCAGGCCCCGTTCCCGAGCTCAAGGAGAGTCTTCATGGTTACCCGGTTCCGTTCGTTGGGCCGTCTGTTTCTCGTGGCTGGTGTGGTGGTGTCTGTTGCCGGCTGCAACTTTGCCCGGTTGAAGGCAAATCGCGAGTTCAGCCAAGGCAACGAAGAGTACGCGGGCAAGAAGTATCGCGAAGCCATCGAGCACTACCACACAGTGCTCGAGTCGCTGCCGGAGGACGAGATCGCGCAGGACGACGCGCTGAGTAGCGTGTGGTTCTTCCTCGCGAACGCGAACGACAACCTCTACAGGCCGGGGGCCGAAAACGCAGAGAATGAGCAGATCGGGCAAGAGGCGATCGAGAACTATGAGCTCGCGTCGAAGCGCTCAAAGGACCCGAAATACCAGAAGCTTGCGCTCCAG from the Luteitalea sp. genome contains:
- a CDS encoding RelA/SpoT family protein, which gives rise to MIRFEDVVDKVRAYSPEADIELLRRAYVFSALEHKGQIRHSGEPYLVHPLEVANLLAEQRLDVVAIAAGLLHDVVEDTLTTITKIRDLFGPEVAHVVEGVTKLGAIPQVGFSTSEERQAENFRKMLLAMVDDVRVILVKLADRLHNMRTLDHLPEERAIRVAQETLDIYAPIANRLGMSKVKNELEELAYRSLEPRAYEALRQKVESRRKQMEAVMAELEATLASKLKEAQVPVILLEGRIKRLYSIHLKLKRQRIDLDQVYDLLALRVITGSVQDCYATLGIVHQTWSPIPDRIKDFIAMPRPNGYQALHTSVISEHGMPFEIQIRAEDMHRIAEEGIAAHWKYKEGRVGAERDEQYFKWLRQLLEWQQEVRDPGEFIQSLKIDLYPEEVYLFTPRGEVKALPRGATVIDFAYSIHTDIGHQCIGARVNAKLVPIRHRLKNGDIVEIVTQAGRSPSRDWLAHIVTSRARQKIRHFINAQEKQRALEIGRRLFEKEARHFGVNLKTLAADALGKVAQEHGLQRVDDLMAAVGYGKISARHVLQKAVPAERLPEPEQPGRLASMMRRVLRSGEDRITVRGADDLLVFRARCCNPIRGEKIIGYITRGKGVSVHSATCRNVLNLMYDPERRIEVEWARSEKTPATYAVPLSVIVEDRKGMLAAVSAKVSGINTNIRSMEATSEQGQGRIDMTVEINDLKHLEKVIASIKGVTGVLDVERATRKVVAGS